A window of the Vigna angularis cultivar LongXiaoDou No.4 chromosome 3, ASM1680809v1, whole genome shotgun sequence genome harbors these coding sequences:
- the LOC108325774 gene encoding uncharacterized protein LOC108325774, which produces MSGIEMQPDEELDFRLIILLIFVVLCLGVLICVYNITRPRGISNAFNNAEGARQDMTEAEVRFEQITSAFNNDKNGIQNHRRARIGRGESSRAANSETVNQEVLQIKNVLAKLIAYLFGEKNQFNNKDKSN; this is translated from the exons ATGCAACCTGATGAGGAGCTCGACTTCCGTCTCATAATCCTTCTTATCTTTGTGGTCTTATGCTTGGGTGTGTTGATATGCGTGTATAACATAACAAG ACCCAGAGGTATATCAAACGCATTCAATAATGCAGAGGGAGCAAGACAAGACATGACTGAGGCGGAGGTACGCTTTGAACAGATTACCAGCGCATTCAATAACGACAAGAACGGCATACAAAATCATAGGAGGGCTAGAATTGGACG TGGTGAGTCAAGCAGGGCAGCGAATTCCGAGACAGTGAATCAAGAAGTACTGCAGATTAAGAATGTTTTGGCAAAGTTGATTGCGTACTTGTTTGGAGAAAAGAATCAgtttaataataaagataaaagtaatTGA
- the LOC108325755 gene encoding uncharacterized protein LOC108325755, giving the protein MQILLDSRFLVYLLLIVFFLGALIWLFICNLTRPTGIEGSFLADDEGELNAVEAEIRAGGITNSFNIKKKGKQNFEKAKIICNGSNGTENSEQNYLLSILFQVIAYFFGGGTYHGDKNK; this is encoded by the exons ATGCAAATTCTTCTGGATTCCAGATTCCTTGTCTATCTTCTGTTGATTGTCTTCTTCCTGGGTGCTCTTATATGGCTCTTCATATGTAACCTAACAAG ACCCACAGGTATAGAAGGCTCATTCCTTGCTGATGATGAAGGGGAACTAAATGCTGTTGAGGCGGAAATCCGTGCTGGAGGGATTACCAACTcgttcaatataaaaaaaaagggcaaacaaaattttgaaaaggcGAAAATTATCTG CAATGGCTCAAATGGGACCGAGAATTCAGAGCAAAACTAccttttaagtattttatttcaGGTCATTGCATATTTTTTTGGAGGAGGCACTTATCATGGAGATAAAAACAAGTAA